In the ANME-2 cluster archaeon genome, AAGCTGGACGAGATTTCCCAATTGCTGTGGGCGGCACAGGGTATCACACATCCGGGGGGATACAGGACCGCTCCTTCTGCGGGTGCGCTCTACCCGCTGGAGGTCTATGTGGTTGCAGGAAATGTGGACGGGCTCCAGGCAGGAATTTATAAGTACAGGCCGCATGGGCATGAACTGGAGAAGGTGGCAGGGGGAGATGTGCGTGCTGAGCTGTGTGCTGCTGCGCTTGATCAGGAATGTATTGAGGACGGTGCTGTAGTACTGGTGTTTGCTGCGGTGTATGAGCGGACGACCCGGAAGTATGGCGATCGGGGGGTGCGGTATGTGCATATGGAAGTGGGACATGCTGCCCAGAATGTTTATTTGCAGGCGGTCTCGCTGGGTCTGGGGACTGTGGTTGTGGGGGCGTTCGATGATGATGGGGTAGAGAGGCTGCTACAGATGCAGGATGATGAGGGGGCGCTGTGCATTATGCCTGTGGGGAGGGTGTGAATTAGGTAGGGAGATTGGGTGTGATGTTAGTGAGTGGGGGTTGGAGTTATATCTTTCTGTATTTTATGGAATAAATCAGAATGTTTTATTT is a window encoding:
- a CDS encoding SagB/ThcOx family dehydrogenase; this translates as MVKSIHIAIAIVCMAVVLAVIIQPVRKEPHVGNEAGDTIILPEPRDSGEVSVEEALLDRRSIRNYKDESLKLDEISQLLWAAQGITHPGGYRTAPSAGALYPLEVYVVAGNVDGLQAGIYKYRPHGHELEKVAGGDVRAELCAAALDQECIEDGAVVLVFAAVYERTTRKYGDRGVRYVHMEVGHAAQNVYLQAVSLGLGTVVVGAFDDDGVERLLQMQDDEGALCIMPVGRV